Proteins from a single region of Coleofasciculus sp. FACHB-1120:
- a CDS encoding ArsA family ATPase has protein sequence MALILTFLGKGGTGRTTVAIAAAKQLASKGARVLLAGQDPGPTLGLLLGASPSPDPQELEQNLQVVQFQSAVLLERSWEEVKKLEAQYLRTPLLKNVYGQELGVLPGMDSALALNAIREYEASGKYDVIIYDGSGDQTTLRMLGMPEILSWYIRRFRKVVEDSDLWRTVSPFIQPISSAVLNVSWSGDNFAQQPTNEVNNLLERGRAAVADPNRVAAYLVTTSAPTAVSTAQYFWGSAQQVGLTVGGVLLNQESVTEAISENFTPLAVSSLPSSPPGDWQPLIDALPDLRQVSGLPKPIEIDIPGRQVRLFLPGFDKKQVKLTQYGPEVTIEAGDQRRNISLPPQLSGQPVKGAKFQNSYLAISF, from the coding sequence ATGGCCCTGATTTTAACGTTTTTGGGCAAAGGCGGCACGGGTCGCACCACAGTCGCGATCGCAGCCGCCAAACAACTGGCAAGCAAGGGAGCGCGAGTGCTACTTGCCGGACAAGATCCCGGTCCCACTCTCGGATTGCTTCTGGGGGCGTCCCCTAGCCCTGATCCCCAGGAACTAGAGCAAAATTTACAGGTAGTACAGTTCCAGTCTGCCGTGCTACTCGAACGCAGCTGGGAAGAAGTCAAAAAACTGGAGGCACAGTATCTCCGGACGCCTCTGCTGAAAAATGTCTACGGTCAGGAGTTGGGCGTTCTGCCAGGGATGGACAGCGCCTTGGCTCTCAACGCCATCCGCGAGTACGAAGCCAGTGGCAAATACGACGTAATTATCTACGACGGCAGCGGCGACCAGACCACCCTGCGGATGCTGGGGATGCCAGAGATCCTCAGCTGGTATATTCGCCGCTTCCGGAAAGTGGTGGAAGATTCCGACCTGTGGAGAACCGTTTCGCCGTTCATTCAACCCATTAGCAGCGCTGTTCTCAACGTGTCATGGAGTGGGGATAACTTTGCCCAACAGCCCACCAATGAGGTGAACAATCTGCTGGAGCGAGGGAGAGCAGCAGTCGCTGACCCTAACCGCGTTGCCGCCTATTTGGTGACGACGAGTGCGCCAACTGCTGTTTCTACTGCCCAGTATTTTTGGGGCAGTGCCCAACAAGTCGGGCTGACCGTAGGAGGCGTCTTGCTCAACCAAGAGTCGGTCACAGAAGCCATTTCGGAAAACTTTACCCCGCTTGCGGTCAGCTCCCTTCCCAGCTCGCCACCAGGTGACTGGCAACCGCTGATAGACGCCCTCCCGGATTTGCGCCAAGTTTCGGGGCTACCCAAACCGATCGAGATTGACATTCCAGGTCGTCAAGTACGTCTATTCTTGCCTGGTTTTGATAAAAAGCAGGTAAAACTCACCCAATACGGGCCTGAAGTTACTATCGAAGCCGGAGATCAGCGGCGCAATATCTCCTTACCCCCCCAGTTAAGCGGTCAACCCGTCAAAGGCGCTAAATTTCAAAATAGTTACTTGGCGATTTCGTTCTAA
- a CDS encoding ABC transporter ATP-binding protein produces MSEIAISLKNVSKCFKRYPHPVDRLKEILLPGRTYAQEFWALRDINLEVFKGQTVGIIGRNGSGKSTLLQIIAGTLTPTSGSIEVNGRIGALLELGSGFNPEFTGRENVFLNGAILGLSRQEMEQRFDEIAAFADIGDFIDQPVQTYSSGMVVRLAFAVSVNIEPDILIIDEALAVGDAAFQFKCFERLEHLTQSGVTILFVSHDIGAVKLLCEDVLYLVNGKERGFGSPDDLAELYFLDMRDEQRKLLSGSSPVKKKHSLAGDRGIAFGTDEGRIIQAEFIDIDCLHGAFALGDEIKVKFQIEFLSSLNHPSFSLFVQDRKMLPIGGQYLRLSKTNQSEKIIRQTVIFSFKVSLAEGNYFLTAVLEERQSDNHFFPIDKQSKILTFEVLPSSRKKFLGIVDLKIKILELAVDEIKS; encoded by the coding sequence ATGAGTGAAATTGCTATTTCTTTGAAGAATGTTTCAAAGTGTTTTAAGCGGTATCCACATCCTGTAGATCGATTGAAGGAAATTTTATTACCAGGACGCACTTATGCTCAAGAATTTTGGGCTTTGCGAGACATTAACTTAGAGGTTTTCAAGGGTCAAACTGTTGGAATTATTGGTCGCAATGGCTCTGGGAAGAGTACCTTATTGCAAATTATTGCAGGCACCCTGACTCCAACCTCAGGTAGCATTGAGGTAAATGGTAGGATTGGCGCATTGCTAGAATTGGGCAGTGGCTTTAATCCTGAGTTTACTGGTCGTGAGAATGTATTCCTCAATGGGGCTATTCTGGGGCTGAGCCGCCAGGAAATGGAGCAGCGATTTGATGAAATCGCTGCTTTTGCTGACATTGGTGACTTTATCGATCAGCCAGTTCAAACTTATTCCAGCGGTATGGTAGTAAGGCTGGCTTTTGCTGTGTCTGTCAATATAGAACCTGATATTTTAATTATTGATGAAGCGTTAGCTGTGGGCGATGCTGCTTTTCAGTTTAAATGCTTTGAAAGATTAGAGCATTTAACTCAATCTGGAGTTACAATTCTATTTGTTTCTCACGATATTGGAGCTGTTAAGCTGCTTTGTGAAGATGTGCTTTATCTTGTCAATGGGAAAGAGAGAGGGTTTGGCTCCCCTGATGATCTGGCAGAATTATATTTTTTAGATATGCGCGATGAGCAAAGAAAATTGCTCTCAGGAAGCTCACCTGTAAAGAAAAAACATTCGTTAGCTGGTGATAGAGGGATTGCATTTGGTACAGATGAAGGAAGAATCATACAAGCAGAGTTTATAGATATAGACTGTTTACATGGCGCTTTTGCACTGGGAGATGAAATAAAAGTTAAATTCCAAATAGAATTTTTAAGTTCTCTTAATCATCCTTCCTTTAGCTTATTTGTTCAAGATCGCAAAATGCTTCCTATTGGAGGTCAATATTTAAGACTTTCAAAAACCAATCAATCAGAAAAAATAATTAGGCAAACTGTAATATTTTCATTTAAAGTATCATTAGCAGAAGGAAATTACTTTTTAACAGCAGTTTTAGAAGAGCGTCAATCAGATAATCACTTTTTCCCAATAGACAAACAGTCAAAAATCTTAACTTTTGAAGTTTTACCATCTAGCAGGAAAAAATTTTTAGGGATTGTTGATTTAAAAATAAAGATTCTGGAACTAGCTGTGGATGAAATCAAATCATAA
- a CDS encoding response regulator, with the protein MNSSNIENGVILIVDDNPTNLGVLFDFLVNSGFQVLVAQDGEDAIAQIDYAPPDLILLDVLMPGIDGFETCQQLKAKESTKDIPVIFMTALSETVDKIRGLNLGAVDYITKPLQHEEVLSRVQIHLRLRTLAKRLQEQNVHLGQEIQERTKAEKALLELTSELEGRVEERTAELFLSNQLLTQSNQHLQQEIQERISTEAALQESEARYREKVHQLELAFRQLQETQSQLVHSEKMSSLGQLVAGVAHEINNPVNFIYGNLTHAHHYTQDLLDLLSLYAKYTPAPPPEIKEHAEAIDLEFLIEDLPKLLSSMKVGADRIREIILSLRIFSRVDETQMKPVDIHAGLDSTLLILHSRFKASARHPGIQLVKEYGNLPPVECFAGQLNQVFMNLLVNAMDALEEYDEERSPEEIFFCRSTVRIRTEVTDNEFVTIWIGDTGPGMPEEVRDRLFDPFFTTKPEGRGTGLGLSISHQIVVKKHGGQMTCISAPGQGTEFMIKIPIHSCHPESDCQCAILKNSGDSV; encoded by the coding sequence ATGAACTCTTCAAATATTGAAAATGGGGTTATTTTAATCGTTGATGATAATCCTACAAATTTAGGAGTGTTGTTCGATTTTTTGGTAAATTCAGGCTTTCAAGTATTGGTGGCGCAGGATGGTGAGGATGCAATTGCTCAGATTGATTATGCCCCACCCGACCTCATTTTATTAGACGTACTCATGCCGGGGATAGATGGATTTGAAACCTGTCAGCAGTTGAAAGCTAAGGAATCAACGAAAGACATCCCCGTGATTTTTATGACGGCGCTTTCTGAGACGGTAGATAAAATCAGGGGATTAAATCTTGGGGCAGTGGATTACATTACTAAGCCGCTTCAACATGAAGAAGTCTTATCCCGTGTTCAAATTCATTTACGCTTGCGAACTCTGGCTAAAAGATTGCAGGAACAAAATGTGCATCTGGGACAAGAGATCCAAGAGCGGACTAAGGCAGAGAAAGCACTTTTAGAACTTACATCCGAGTTAGAAGGGCGGGTAGAAGAAAGGACGGCTGAACTTTTCCTATCCAATCAGCTGTTGACCCAATCAAATCAGCATCTGCAACAGGAGATCCAAGAACGCATCTCTACTGAAGCAGCCTTACAGGAATCAGAAGCACGCTATCGAGAAAAAGTACATCAGCTTGAACTTGCCTTCCGCCAACTTCAAGAAACTCAAAGCCAACTGGTTCATAGTGAAAAAATGTCCAGTTTGGGACAATTGGTAGCGGGTGTCGCCCACGAAATTAACAATCCCGTTAACTTCATCTATGGGAATCTCACTCACGCCCATCACTATACCCAAGATTTGCTCGACCTCTTGAGCCTCTATGCGAAGTACACTCCTGCACCACCACCTGAAATTAAGGAACACGCTGAAGCGATAGATTTAGAATTTTTGATTGAAGACCTGCCCAAATTGCTGAGTTCGATGAAAGTTGGGGCTGACCGCATCCGCGAGATTATTTTGTCGTTGCGAATTTTTTCCCGCGTGGATGAAACCCAAATGAAGCCAGTGGATATTCATGCTGGGTTAGATAGCACGCTACTGATTTTGCACAGTCGGTTCAAAGCTAGCGCCAGACATCCAGGGATTCAACTGGTCAAAGAATATGGCAATCTGCCGCCGGTAGAGTGTTTTGCGGGGCAACTCAACCAGGTGTTTATGAATCTGCTGGTGAATGCAATGGATGCTTTGGAGGAGTATGACGAAGAGCGATCGCCTGAGGAGATTTTCTTTTGCCGTAGCACGGTTCGGATTCGCACCGAAGTAACTGACAATGAGTTTGTGACGATTTGGATTGGGGATACTGGCCCCGGTATGCCAGAGGAAGTACGCGATCGCCTATTCGATCCCTTCTTTACGACGAAACCAGAGGGTAGAGGTACAGGTTTGGGATTGTCGATTAGCCACCAGATTGTAGTCAAAAAACATGGTGGTCAGATGACGTGTATTTCAGCACCTGGGCAGGGGACGGAGTTCATGATTAAAATTCCGATTCATTCGTGCCATCCAGAATCGGATTGCCAATGCGCTATTTTGAAAAACAGCGGCGATTCGGTCTAA
- a CDS encoding glycosyltransferase family 39 protein, whose translation MLNTGSQVSSNTKLNSRSSRSWELPPTWLRFLVIIVLVLGIFFRFTNLDRKVYQHDEAFTSMRISGYSKPEVQQKLFDGRLISVEDLQKYQRPNSEKDLIDTMQVLAQYPEHPPLYYVMARFWVQCFGSSVAVVRSLGALISLLAFPCIYWLCRELFESSLTGWIAIAIIAISPLHVLYAQEARQYSLWTVAVLLSSAALLRAIRVKTKLSWIIYAVTAALGLYSNLFFGLTLIGHGIYVTLTKIHRENKAFIAYLLAAIGASLTFVPWILVVFSSDRIIDRVASAPKPPNLFTLVKWWTRNLSNIFLDVDPSGNWFDPIGYDDPFSIPLTLILVGYSIYFLCRHTPVKVWLFILTFTGMAVIPLMLRDLLTGGFLSTAPRYLIPCYLGIQIAVAFLLTSKITWSFNSIQQQKLWQLLMVTVLSCGVLSCAISFPAEVWWNKFMDTYNPQVARIVNQASYPLVISDTKIPGSVLSLSHLLSPKVQLQLVSQPKTFLAADGFSEVFLFDASETLREELERRQGYKFDLAFKGYKFEFWEAKTTQ comes from the coding sequence ATGCTAAATACTGGGAGTCAGGTTAGCAGTAATACTAAACTAAATAGCCGAAGTTCCCGCTCCTGGGAACTTCCTCCAACTTGGCTACGATTTTTAGTCATCATCGTACTGGTTTTAGGCATATTTTTTCGATTCACAAATTTAGATCGGAAAGTCTATCAACACGATGAAGCTTTTACCTCAATGCGGATTTCTGGTTATTCCAAACCAGAAGTACAACAAAAACTTTTTGATGGCCGCCTCATCAGTGTCGAAGACTTGCAAAAGTATCAGCGCCCCAATTCAGAAAAAGACTTAATTGATACCATGCAGGTGCTGGCACAATACCCAGAGCATCCGCCGTTATATTACGTGATGGCGCGATTTTGGGTGCAGTGCTTTGGCAGTTCAGTAGCAGTGGTAAGGAGTTTGGGTGCCCTAATTAGTTTGCTAGCATTCCCTTGCATTTATTGGCTGTGCCGAGAATTATTTGAGTCGTCGCTGACGGGATGGATAGCGATCGCTATCATCGCTATTTCTCCCTTGCACGTACTGTACGCGCAGGAAGCGCGGCAGTATAGTTTGTGGACGGTGGCAGTCTTGCTATCGAGTGCAGCACTGCTGCGAGCTATCCGGGTTAAGACTAAGCTAAGTTGGATAATTTATGCCGTAACAGCGGCGTTGGGACTCTATTCAAACTTGTTTTTTGGGCTGACTTTAATTGGTCATGGCATTTATGTCACTTTAACTAAAATCCATCGAGAAAATAAAGCTTTTATTGCTTATTTGCTTGCAGCAATAGGGGCTAGTTTAACCTTTGTACCCTGGATTTTGGTTGTTTTCAGTAGCGATCGCATCATTGATAGAGTTGCATCAGCTCCAAAGCCACCCAACTTATTTACTTTAGTTAAATGGTGGACTCGTAATCTCAGCAATATTTTCTTAGATGTAGATCCTAGTGGTAACTGGTTCGATCCAATTGGTTATGATGACCCTTTCTCCATCCCTCTAACTTTAATCTTGGTTGGTTACTCGATTTATTTCCTCTGTCGCCATACTCCTGTGAAAGTTTGGTTATTTATTTTGACTTTTACTGGGATGGCGGTTATTCCCCTAATGCTACGAGATTTACTGACTGGGGGATTTTTATCTACAGCACCACGATATCTAATTCCCTGTTATTTAGGAATACAGATAGCGGTTGCTTTTCTTCTAACGAGTAAAATTACTTGGAGTTTTAATTCCATCCAGCAACAAAAACTGTGGCAGCTTTTGATGGTTACTGTGCTTTCATGCGGAGTCTTATCTTGTGCGATCAGTTTCCCCGCAGAAGTATGGTGGAACAAGTTTATGGACACTTATAATCCTCAAGTGGCTCGCATCGTTAACCAAGCTTCCTATCCACTTGTGATTAGCGATACTAAGATTCCGGGAAGTGTATTGTCTCTCAGCCATCTGCTCAGTCCAAAAGTACAGCTACAGTTGGTGAGCCAACCAAAAACATTTCTAGCTGCTGATGGTTTCAGTGAGGTGTTTTTATTCGATGCTTCTGAAACTTTGCGAGAAGAACTTGAGAGAAGACAGGGTTACAAGTTTGATCTAGCTTTTAAAGGCTACAAATTTGAATTCTGGGAAGCAAAAACAACTCAGTAG
- a CDS encoding DUF2862 domain-containing protein: MEIGQKVKVYRLRDRVSPAVANKLGKVGSIKGYKMTDGSGVGVVVQFDDNSTTWFFEDELKPAQ; encoded by the coding sequence ATGGAGATCGGTCAAAAAGTTAAAGTATACCGCCTCAGAGACAGGGTTTCTCCCGCTGTTGCTAATAAACTGGGGAAAGTCGGCAGCATCAAAGGCTACAAAATGACGGATGGTAGTGGCGTTGGCGTCGTCGTGCAATTTGACGACAACTCGACCACTTGGTTTTTTGAAGATGAACTGAAACCCGCACAATAA
- the chlG gene encoding chlorophyll synthase ChlG, with protein MTTDKQEKINNNPSERSAKTRQLLGMKGAAPGETSIWKIRLQLMKPITWIPLIWGVVCGAASSGEYTWTLENVLKAATCMLLSGPILVGYTQTLNDFYDRDIDAINEPYRPIPSGAISVPQVVTQILLLLFAGLGLSYVLDRWAGHDFPTITCIALGGTFLAYIYSAPPLKLKKNGWLGNYALGASYIALPWWTGHALFGELNPTIMLLTLFYSLAGLGIAVVNDFKSVEGDRQLGLQSLPVMFGVGTAAWICVLMIDIFQAGIAAYLISIHQNLYAAILILLIIPQITFQDMYFLRDPLKNDVKYQASAQPFLVLGMLVAGLALGHAVY; from the coding sequence ATGACAACCGACAAACAAGAAAAAATCAATAACAACCCATCTGAGCGCAGTGCGAAAACTCGGCAACTGCTAGGCATGAAAGGTGCCGCTCCTGGCGAGACTTCTATCTGGAAAATCCGCTTGCAGCTGATGAAGCCGATTACCTGGATTCCTTTGATTTGGGGTGTTGTCTGCGGTGCGGCTTCTTCCGGTGAATACACTTGGACTCTGGAAAATGTCCTGAAAGCGGCTACTTGTATGCTGCTATCGGGACCTATTTTGGTTGGGTATACCCAAACTTTAAATGATTTTTACGATCGCGATATCGACGCGATTAACGAACCCTACCGTCCGATTCCCTCTGGTGCCATTTCTGTTCCCCAAGTGGTGACGCAAATTTTGCTGCTGTTATTTGCGGGGTTAGGGCTTTCCTACGTTTTAGATAGATGGGCAGGGCATGATTTTCCTACCATCACCTGCATTGCTTTGGGCGGTACGTTCCTCGCCTATATTTACTCTGCGCCACCGCTGAAGCTGAAGAAAAATGGCTGGTTGGGTAATTACGCACTAGGTGCCAGTTACATCGCTCTGCCCTGGTGGACGGGTCACGCGCTGTTTGGGGAGTTAAACCCTACGATTATGCTTCTGACGCTGTTCTACAGTTTGGCGGGGTTGGGAATTGCCGTAGTGAATGACTTCAAGAGTGTTGAAGGCGATCGCCAACTCGGTCTACAATCGCTTCCGGTGATGTTTGGCGTTGGAACGGCTGCATGGATATGCGTACTCATGATCGATATCTTTCAAGCTGGAATTGCCGCGTATTTAATTAGCATCCACCAAAACCTTTATGCGGCAATCTTGATATTACTCATCATCCCTCAAATCACTTTTCAGGATATGTATTTTCTGCGCGATCCCCTGAAAAATGATGTGAAATATCAAGCGAGCGCTCAACCATTCCTAGTTCTAGGAATGCTGGTTGCTGGTTTGGCTTTAGGTCATGCTGTTTATTAG
- a CDS encoding ABC transporter permease, with protein MKAVVRKAGRVRHWLPVNDLWWAKLDLLRTLVRRDLEARYKGSVLGNLWPLVNQLSQLLIYTYVFSIVLQVKLSLKGLPTNNITYGLWLFAGLLPWIAFNSGLTQAARSVIGQPNLVKKVVFPLALLPLVPILSTFIEISLGLMALIVLVAVSAGTLHTTLALLPLVWLPQLLLTAGLGYLAAGLTVFLRDIPQTLTVILNLWFYMTPLIYPASAIPEQWRGWVFWLNPMAAIAEVYRDLVLVGEVQHWREWMVVTVVSVVMFSGGLWVYRKLRPAFADVL; from the coding sequence ATGAAAGCAGTTGTTCGCAAGGCTGGCAGGGTGAGGCATTGGCTGCCGGTTAATGACCTGTGGTGGGCAAAGTTAGATTTATTGAGAACCCTGGTGCGGCGGGATTTGGAAGCACGATATAAGGGTTCGGTATTGGGCAATTTGTGGCCTTTGGTCAATCAGCTGTCGCAGTTGCTGATTTACACCTATGTTTTCTCAATTGTTTTGCAGGTAAAGCTGAGTCTGAAAGGTTTGCCAACGAATAATATTACCTATGGTTTATGGCTATTTGCGGGCTTGCTTCCCTGGATTGCGTTTAACAGTGGACTTACCCAGGCAGCGAGGTCAGTGATAGGGCAACCAAACTTGGTCAAGAAGGTAGTGTTTCCGCTAGCTTTATTACCGCTGGTGCCGATTTTATCGACGTTTATTGAAATTTCGCTTGGCTTGATGGCATTGATTGTGTTGGTAGCGGTATCGGCTGGAACTCTACACACTACATTGGCGCTGTTGCCTTTAGTTTGGCTACCGCAGTTATTGTTGACGGCAGGGTTAGGCTATTTAGCAGCAGGTCTGACAGTATTTTTGCGGGATATTCCTCAGACACTAACAGTTATCTTGAATCTTTGGTTTTACATGACACCCCTTATCTATCCAGCGTCAGCAATTCCAGAACAATGGCGAGGCTGGGTGTTTTGGTTGAATCCTATGGCAGCAATCGCAGAAGTATATAGAGATTTGGTGCTGGTAGGAGAGGTGCAGCACTGGCGAGAATGGATGGTCGTTACAGTAGTTTCTGTTGTGATGTTTTCTGGAGGCTTATGGGTGTATAGAAAATTACGTCCGGCATTTGCTGATGTACTCTAG